Proteins from a genomic interval of Candidatus Cloacimonadota bacterium:
- a CDS encoding DJ-1/PfpI family protein, giving the protein MNKKVLIPIANGTEELEAVAIIDTLRRSGAEVVVASIQEKIITGSCKTKIIADKLISECKEEDWDLIVLPGGLPGSEYLRDSKELTTLLKKQAASGKLYAAICAAPVIVLQHHGLLEGKKATVNPALADKMKNKAHLKERVVVDDNCITSQSRGTALEFAVKLIELLIDKDKADEIAEKMLLLQS; this is encoded by the coding sequence ATAAATAAAAAAGTCTTAATACCAATCGCCAACGGAACAGAAGAACTGGAAGCTGTTGCTATTATCGATACACTTCGTCGCAGCGGAGCAGAAGTGGTTGTAGCTTCCATACAAGAGAAAATAATCACCGGAAGCTGTAAAACCAAAATAATTGCAGATAAATTGATCTCAGAATGTAAAGAAGAAGACTGGGATTTGATAGTATTGCCAGGTGGATTGCCCGGTTCAGAATACCTGCGAGATTCAAAGGAACTTACAACTCTTCTGAAGAAACAGGCTGCATCAGGAAAATTGTATGCTGCCATTTGTGCGGCTCCGGTTATTGTTCTACAACATCATGGACTGCTGGAAGGTAAAAAAGCGACCGTAAATCCAGCCTTGGCTGACAAAATGAAGAACAAAGCACATCTGAAAGAAAGAGTAGTTGTGGACGACAATTGCATTACCAGTCAGTCTCGTGGAACAGCTTTAGAATTTGCTGTAAAACTGATCGAACTTTTAATCGATAAAGATAAAGCAGATGAGATTGCTGAAAAAATGTTACTTCTCCAAAGCTGA
- a CDS encoding DUF1385 domain-containing protein: MKNKQNSEQKKEIQVGGQAVIEGVMMRGPKYLATAVRRKDKSIEIKKQKFDSKTKQNKFFGLPIIRGFVSLVEMMIIGIGTLSFSASRAELDWEDKDKEKKKKKSESREKTEEIFSYIFAFGLAFLLFAFLPYRIAEWLNLGKQNIYFNLFAGAIRIIFFVLYVWLISLMKDVKRIFEYHGAEHKSVFAYESDTDLSLESIQKFGTQHPRCGTSFMFFVLLISILVFSIVDTLVAYFWKTPTYIVRLAYHILMIPFISGISYEVLKLSGKNIKHPLVKLMTAPGLALQKITTQPPDNEQVEVAVIAMKCALEMDISEYENVTFIEENK; this comes from the coding sequence ATGAAAAATAAACAAAACTCTGAACAAAAAAAAGAAATCCAGGTTGGTGGTCAGGCAGTTATCGAAGGTGTGATGATGCGTGGGCCAAAATATCTGGCAACGGCTGTGCGCCGTAAAGACAAAAGTATCGAGATCAAAAAGCAGAAATTTGATTCTAAAACCAAGCAGAACAAGTTTTTTGGTTTGCCTATTATTCGAGGTTTTGTATCACTGGTAGAAATGATGATCATCGGTATTGGAACTCTTAGTTTTTCTGCTTCAAGAGCAGAATTGGACTGGGAAGATAAAGACAAAGAAAAGAAAAAGAAAAAATCTGAATCACGAGAAAAAACCGAAGAAATTTTCAGTTATATATTCGCTTTTGGTTTAGCATTTTTACTTTTTGCCTTCCTGCCCTACCGCATTGCCGAATGGCTGAATCTGGGTAAACAGAATATCTATTTCAATCTATTTGCTGGAGCAATCCGTATAATATTTTTTGTTCTCTACGTTTGGTTAATCAGCCTTATGAAAGATGTGAAGCGCATTTTTGAATATCATGGAGCCGAACATAAATCTGTATTTGCCTACGAAAGTGATACCGATCTTTCATTGGAAAGTATTCAAAAATTTGGAACTCAACATCCCCGCTGCGGAACCAGTTTCATGTTTTTTGTTTTACTTATTTCTATTTTAGTATTTTCCATCGTGGATACTCTGGTTGCCTATTTTTGGAAGACTCCAACTTACATTGTCAGATTAGCTTATCATATTTTAATGATCCCTTTCATTTCAGGAATTTCTTACGAAGTACTGAAACTTTCCGGTAAGAATATCAAGCATCCTCTGGTAAAATTGATGACAGCACCCGGACTTGCTTTGCAGAAAATCACTACCCAGCCACCCGATAACGAGCAGGTGGAAGTAGCTGTGATCGCTATGAAATGTGCTTTGGAAATGGATATTTCCGAATATGAAAATGTTACTTTTATCGAGGAAAATAAATGA
- the rpmE gene encoding 50S ribosomal protein L31: MKKGIHPKYEKVTVTCSCGNTFETKSTSKNIEKVEICSQCHPFYTGKQRKLAKEGRIEKFNQKYSKVNK; the protein is encoded by the coding sequence ATGAAAAAAGGAATTCACCCTAAGTATGAAAAGGTTACAGTAACCTGTTCCTGTGGCAATACTTTTGAAACAAAATCGACAAGCAAGAATATTGAGAAGGTTGAAATTTGTTCTCAATGCCATCCTTTCTATACTGGTAAGCAGCGTAAACTTGCCAAAGAAGGACGTATAGAAAAATTTAACCAAAAATATAGTAAAGTTAACAAATAG
- the prfA gene encoding peptide chain release factor 1, producing the protein MIPEERIKEIKAEYEELKVDIMDPGKMSDRRYYSKISRQFKYLEEILQCYKVVKELDKSLTETKEMIQNESDPEMKELAREEVENLEAKFNKKFEELKDLLAPRDPNDDKDAIVEIRAGSGGDEAAIFVADLYRMYCYYADKQGWKKTIISSNPIGVGGYKEIIFSLSGNNVYGTMRFESGVHRVQRVPVTESQGRVHTSAISVAVLPEADDVEIEIDPNDLKIDVYRSSGHGGQSVNTTDSAVRITHLPTGLVVTCQDEKSQLKNKAKAMNVLRSRLLDMEISKQEAEISAARKSQVGTGDRSAKIRTYNFPQSRVTDHRINLTSYKLNNILLGDLDEFIEALKIAYKNEMMNG; encoded by the coding sequence ATGATCCCGGAAGAAAGAATAAAAGAAATTAAAGCTGAATATGAAGAATTGAAAGTGGATATCATGGATCCCGGTAAAATGTCGGATCGCAGATATTACAGCAAGATTTCCAGGCAATTCAAATATCTGGAAGAAATTCTTCAATGCTATAAAGTTGTAAAGGAGCTGGATAAATCACTTACCGAAACCAAGGAAATGATCCAAAATGAATCCGATCCTGAAATGAAGGAACTGGCCCGTGAAGAAGTAGAAAATCTGGAAGCGAAATTCAACAAGAAATTTGAAGAATTGAAAGATCTTTTAGCACCTCGCGATCCTAACGACGACAAAGATGCGATCGTGGAAATTCGTGCTGGATCTGGTGGTGATGAAGCTGCAATATTTGTAGCAGATCTCTACCGGATGTATTGCTACTACGCCGATAAACAAGGTTGGAAGAAAACTATTATTTCTTCAAATCCAATCGGAGTGGGCGGCTACAAAGAAATTATTTTCTCACTTTCCGGTAACAACGTTTATGGAACAATGCGCTTTGAAAGCGGTGTTCATCGAGTTCAGCGAGTTCCGGTAACGGAATCTCAAGGCCGAGTTCACACTTCTGCCATCAGCGTGGCAGTGCTGCCCGAAGCCGATGATGTGGAAATTGAAATAGATCCTAACGATTTAAAAATTGATGTTTACCGTTCCAGTGGTCATGGTGGACAAAGTGTGAATACGACCGATTCCGCCGTGCGAATCACTCACCTTCCTACAGGATTGGTCGTAACCTGCCAGGATGAGAAATCTCAACTGAAAAATAAAGCTAAAGCTATGAACGTTTTACGTTCCCGACTTCTGGATATGGAAATCTCCAAGCAGGAAGCTGAAATTTCGGCTGCCAGGAAATCTCAGGTTGGTACAGGAGACCGCAGTGCGAAGATAAGAACCTACAATTTTCCACAATCTCGCGTTACCGATCACAGAATAAATTTGACATCTTACAAACTAAATAACATA